Proteins encoded within one genomic window of Amycolatopsis sp. 2-15:
- a CDS encoding FAD-dependent oxidoreductase, whose product MTRSDIAIIGAGIGGLTLGLALRRHGIRSRIYEQAPELAEVGAAVALAANGIRVLRDLGIGSALEETSAVPTELVYRHWSHGDRLAAHPVGAWYEDRFGAPFWGVHRAHLQRALAQAWGTADLHLGKELTGLCRQGDSTELTFADGSSTTAGLVVGADGIRSRVRVSITDVVPVYSGTSGFRGLVTRDDVPDLPDPDAVQFWLGQGAHLLHYATGEFINFLAVLEGPKRWTAPGGVANTEDGLLAAAFRGWHPAVRTMIDAVPQGPQWGLFALPPLARWSNDGAVLLGDAAHAMMPHHGQGANQTIEDAAVLADCQNRFEDVHTALAGYERLRRSRTCQVQRSSWVTSALLHLPDGDAAATRDRRLLDLVDDFSWIHE is encoded by the coding sequence ATGACCCGATCTGACATCGCGATTATCGGCGCCGGAATCGGGGGACTGACTCTGGGGCTCGCGCTGCGCCGGCACGGAATCCGCTCGCGGATCTACGAGCAGGCACCGGAACTCGCCGAGGTCGGCGCCGCGGTCGCGCTCGCCGCCAACGGCATTCGCGTCCTGCGTGATCTCGGGATCGGATCGGCGCTCGAAGAGACCTCGGCCGTCCCGACGGAACTCGTCTACCGCCATTGGTCCCATGGTGACCGCTTGGCCGCCCACCCCGTCGGTGCGTGGTACGAGGACCGGTTCGGCGCCCCGTTCTGGGGCGTTCACCGGGCACACCTGCAGCGGGCTCTCGCGCAGGCGTGGGGCACCGCCGATCTGCATCTCGGCAAGGAACTGACCGGCCTGTGCCGGCAGGGCGACTCGACCGAACTCACCTTCGCCGACGGGTCGAGCACCACGGCCGGCCTGGTCGTCGGCGCCGACGGCATCCGCTCGCGCGTGCGCGTGTCGATCACCGACGTGGTCCCCGTGTACTCGGGAACCAGCGGCTTCCGGGGCCTGGTCACCCGCGACGACGTGCCCGATCTGCCAGACCCGGATGCCGTCCAGTTCTGGTTGGGACAGGGCGCCCATCTGCTGCACTACGCGACCGGCGAGTTCATCAACTTTCTCGCCGTGCTCGAAGGGCCGAAACGATGGACCGCGCCGGGCGGAGTGGCGAACACCGAGGACGGCCTGCTGGCCGCCGCGTTCCGAGGCTGGCACCCCGCGGTCAGGACGATGATCGACGCTGTTCCCCAAGGGCCGCAATGGGGTCTGTTCGCCCTGCCCCCGCTCGCCCGGTGGAGCAACGACGGCGCGGTGCTGCTCGGCGACGCCGCCCACGCCATGATGCCCCACCACGGCCAAGGAGCGAACCAGACGATCGAAGACGCCGCGGTCCTCGCCGATTGCCAGAACCGGTTCGAGGACGTCCACACGGCACTCGCCGGCTACGAGCGCTTGCGACGCTCGCGGACGTGCCAGGTCCAGCGCAGCTCCTGGGTCACCTCAGCGCTGCTGCACCTGCCCGACGGCGACGCCGCGGCCACGCGCGATCGCCGGCTGCTCGACCTCGTCGACGACTTCAGCTGGATCCACGAGTAA
- a CDS encoding nuclear transport factor 2 family protein, with the protein MLEGFADEATMTYGSNDPMAGRDAIRGGLEWLFTTYSRMRHEFRNLWSSGAVLLLEANVTYVRPDGREVTLPVVTIIEHRDGIIGGLRIFIDPTPTQVG; encoded by the coding sequence GTGCTCGAGGGATTCGCCGATGAGGCGACCATGACCTACGGGTCCAACGACCCGATGGCCGGCCGCGACGCGATCCGCGGCGGTCTCGAGTGGTTGTTCACCACCTACAGCAGGATGCGCCACGAGTTCCGCAATCTGTGGTCGTCCGGTGCGGTCCTGCTGCTCGAGGCCAACGTCACCTACGTCCGGCCCGACGGCCGCGAGGTCACGTTGCCGGTGGTGACGATCATCGAGCACCGAGACGGGATCATCGGCGGCCTGCGCATCTTCATCGATCCGACACCGACACAGGTCGGGTGA
- a CDS encoding trypco2 family protein, which translates to MDEIGLAEAIDHLRFQLGVAQDAGLNHQLRFEVLEVEVELLVEARREKTGKVDFKVVGGDAKGTSANSHKVKLKLNVKDAALGGERAVVASSKHLDME; encoded by the coding sequence TTGGACGAGATCGGGTTGGCGGAGGCGATCGACCACCTGCGCTTCCAGTTGGGGGTGGCCCAGGATGCCGGGCTGAATCACCAACTTCGGTTCGAGGTGCTGGAAGTCGAGGTCGAGCTCCTCGTCGAAGCGCGCCGGGAGAAGACCGGAAAAGTCGATTTCAAGGTCGTCGGCGGCGATGCGAAGGGCACGAGCGCGAACAGCCACAAGGTGAAGCTCAAGCTCAACGTCAAAGACGCAGCGCTCGGCGGCGAACGCGCGGTAGTCGCCAGCAGCAAGCATCTCGACATGGAGTAG
- a CDS encoding tetratricopeptide repeat-containing serine protease family protein, giving the protein MQRTSLVDIRVGTGGRSTSVGSGYLISPTLVITARHVVVERQIDGGPEPAADGASPTIKVRVGHVDDEASLHRSDATVCWHRPDVDVALLRLARPAPFRPGVRWGSLVTNASGEYSGVGYPDFAIYDDNVRSVEQLGGRLDPLSSGPNGTYVLHQGSSPDLRGGHEWSGISGAAVFCAELLVGIVVQDDNHHGNRRLYATRARKLLQDPEFVEIVEGESSEPVELESVEFRHLVEPAPPRREFAAPSMVLRPDAEAVPFHGRAAELDELTDWCLDRSRFSVHVVTGPGGQGKTRLGRELARRLRRRGWVAGLVKRDAKVDRDSPGGVQEPVLLIVDYAETQPELLRNLSAWASGATHPVRLLLLARARGEWERTAEIRVRTETRLRALSDDGSDHAGWFREVAQGLARHLPAVDRYDRVEWSRIAADLVVPPTATRGETALKVEMGALVTLLRQGLDGSGPASGDSVEEELLFHERRYWRARSAESDLGKRADWILARAVAAAVLCPTRTRKESEQTIGRALPQDPSSTVEEVVRVVRDLYPPPAERYWGQLEPDRLAEFHASTEVLADEEFLPSLFGGATDEQRTHLLTVLARAAVAHANDGRKDQAARLVVALGNVLGQPAPDRPLTVAMMRGHSDALPEKSHVLRDYALDVAVRLRDLTEAADGSSSRDYAAAVQNLGRRHAAVGNWAAAVQASEEAAKIRAVWAGPEGSIADRAAHAESLVALSEAARLSGDRHVAYEAGSEALSISRTLIAFSSGVDSLPYKVGLARTLITLSPVLWQLGIHDIAYDDRARSVGYTTEAVNLAREVVAVDPELAPDLLAKALDAHSSNLWRLRKFAEIADPSKQAEEAARTLATQNPDAWDPDLADALLGLSVSLENEDRARRMELTVEAIALLTPLAEDLPTVHEHTLAQLWHNLACDQRDSKELADALDSIGRAIEFRKRAATTGTAIANHAHSLQIRGRIYRATERFQDALDTFVEAHRITDHHLGGLSPGEIRVRADITADLGWTYFGQQKPSAAVKALDQAIAEFRRLTAHAPAVYAQYYAAALHDQAAVLADYDRTAQARTRWRQAIANYRQITDPEEWVTEALAEALLDLGSSYTSRVTTADRAVAPLRDAYLRWTSLASHNPAHKVPLAQTCVDLSHALTMTGQFADAVQVTEREVSVRRQLLAAGSDHANLWLCHALLRLAESQAMTGMVDDAWDTVLDAQRRCQAAAVLDEAVQDQAFLFHRVARALSLCARFDRHSPESARRKSMLAEQFAGRAVTLYRQQVDDSGVIQDQASLNKSVTMLAEILRRLGSHWEAADVEHRRGEGYRERATR; this is encoded by the coding sequence GTGCAGCGGACGAGCCTCGTCGACATCCGGGTCGGCACCGGCGGGCGCAGCACGAGCGTCGGCTCCGGGTACCTGATCAGCCCGACCCTGGTGATCACGGCGCGTCACGTTGTCGTCGAACGGCAGATCGACGGTGGGCCCGAGCCGGCGGCGGATGGCGCCTCGCCCACGATCAAGGTCAGAGTGGGACACGTCGACGACGAGGCGTCCCTCCACCGGTCCGATGCGACCGTCTGCTGGCACCGCCCCGACGTCGATGTCGCCTTGTTAAGACTGGCGAGGCCGGCGCCCTTCCGGCCCGGTGTTCGCTGGGGGTCGCTGGTCACGAACGCGAGCGGCGAGTATTCCGGTGTCGGGTATCCGGACTTCGCGATCTACGACGACAATGTTCGTTCCGTTGAGCAGCTCGGGGGCAGGCTCGACCCGCTGTCGTCGGGCCCGAACGGCACCTATGTGCTGCACCAGGGTTCGTCCCCCGACCTCCGCGGGGGCCACGAATGGAGTGGCATTTCGGGCGCCGCGGTCTTCTGCGCCGAACTGCTCGTCGGCATCGTGGTCCAGGACGACAACCACCACGGAAACCGGCGGCTCTACGCGACGCGGGCCCGCAAGCTCCTTCAGGATCCCGAGTTCGTCGAGATCGTCGAGGGAGAGTCGAGTGAACCGGTCGAACTCGAATCGGTCGAGTTCCGGCACCTGGTGGAGCCCGCGCCACCGCGCCGCGAGTTCGCCGCCCCGAGTATGGTGCTGCGTCCGGACGCCGAGGCCGTGCCCTTCCACGGCCGCGCCGCCGAACTCGATGAACTGACGGACTGGTGCCTCGACCGGAGCCGCTTCAGCGTGCACGTCGTCACCGGCCCCGGCGGCCAAGGCAAGACCCGGCTCGGCCGCGAGTTGGCGAGGCGGTTGCGCCGGCGGGGTTGGGTCGCCGGACTGGTCAAGCGCGACGCGAAGGTCGATCGGGACAGCCCGGGTGGAGTTCAGGAACCGGTCTTGCTGATCGTCGACTACGCCGAGACCCAGCCGGAGCTGCTTCGGAACCTTTCGGCCTGGGCGAGCGGGGCCACGCACCCGGTGCGCCTGCTGTTGCTCGCCCGCGCCCGCGGTGAATGGGAGCGGACCGCCGAAATCCGGGTGCGGACCGAGACCCGGCTGCGTGCTCTCAGCGATGACGGCAGCGACCACGCGGGCTGGTTTCGCGAGGTGGCCCAGGGCCTCGCCCGGCATCTGCCCGCCGTCGACCGTTACGACCGAGTCGAGTGGTCGCGCATCGCGGCGGACCTCGTCGTCCCGCCGACGGCCACGCGTGGTGAGACCGCGTTGAAGGTCGAGATGGGCGCCCTCGTCACCCTGTTGCGCCAAGGCCTGGACGGCAGTGGCCCGGCAAGCGGCGACTCGGTCGAGGAAGAGTTGCTGTTCCACGAAAGAAGGTATTGGCGTGCGCGGTCGGCCGAGTCCGACCTCGGAAAGCGGGCGGACTGGATTCTTGCTCGGGCGGTCGCGGCGGCGGTGCTGTGCCCCACCCGCACCCGGAAGGAATCCGAGCAGACCATCGGGCGGGCGTTGCCGCAGGACCCGAGTTCGACCGTCGAAGAGGTCGTACGGGTGGTGCGGGATCTGTACCCGCCGCCGGCCGAGCGCTACTGGGGCCAGCTGGAACCGGATCGGCTCGCGGAATTCCACGCGAGCACCGAGGTGCTGGCCGACGAAGAGTTCCTGCCGAGCCTGTTCGGTGGCGCGACGGACGAGCAGCGCACGCACCTGCTGACGGTGCTGGCGCGGGCGGCGGTCGCCCACGCGAACGACGGGCGGAAGGACCAGGCGGCGCGCCTTGTCGTCGCGCTGGGCAACGTTCTCGGTCAGCCGGCGCCGGACCGTCCGTTGACGGTCGCGATGATGCGCGGGCACTCGGACGCCCTTCCGGAAAAGTCGCACGTGCTGCGCGACTACGCCCTCGACGTCGCCGTGCGGCTGCGCGACTTGACCGAGGCCGCGGACGGCTCGTCCTCCCGCGATTACGCCGCGGCAGTGCAGAACCTGGGCCGACGGCACGCTGCCGTCGGCAACTGGGCGGCGGCCGTGCAGGCGTCCGAGGAGGCGGCGAAGATCCGTGCGGTGTGGGCAGGGCCGGAGGGGTCGATCGCCGATCGGGCCGCGCACGCGGAATCGTTGGTCGCGCTCTCCGAAGCGGCGCGCCTTTCCGGGGACCGGCATGTGGCGTACGAAGCGGGCAGCGAGGCGCTGAGTATTTCCCGCACCCTGATCGCGTTCTCCAGTGGAGTGGATTCCCTGCCGTACAAGGTGGGTTTGGCTCGAACGCTCATCACCCTGTCACCGGTGCTGTGGCAACTCGGGATCCACGACATCGCATACGATGACCGCGCTCGGTCGGTGGGTTACACCACGGAGGCAGTGAATCTCGCGCGGGAAGTCGTCGCCGTGGATCCCGAACTGGCTCCCGATCTGCTCGCGAAGGCACTCGACGCACACAGCTCGAACTTGTGGCGTTTGCGCAAATTCGCGGAGATCGCGGACCCGAGCAAGCAGGCGGAAGAGGCGGCGCGAACCCTGGCCACGCAAAACCCGGACGCCTGGGACCCGGACCTCGCCGACGCGCTGCTGGGCCTTTCCGTGTCCTTGGAAAATGAGGACCGAGCCCGAAGGATGGAGTTGACGGTGGAGGCGATCGCCCTGCTCACTCCCCTGGCCGAAGACCTGCCCACGGTTCACGAGCACACGCTGGCCCAACTCTGGCACAACCTCGCTTGCGACCAACGTGATTCAAAAGAGCTCGCCGACGCACTGGACTCGATCGGCCGGGCGATCGAATTCCGCAAGCGCGCGGCGACCACGGGAACAGCGATCGCCAACCACGCTCATTCTCTGCAAATTCGCGGCCGCATTTACAGAGCCACCGAGCGCTTTCAAGATGCACTGGACACATTTGTCGAGGCGCATCGCATCACTGACCACCATCTTGGCGGGCTCAGTCCCGGCGAGATCAGGGTACGCGCGGACATCACAGCTGACCTCGGCTGGACATATTTCGGACAGCAGAAACCCTCCGCCGCAGTAAAGGCTCTGGACCAGGCCATCGCCGAGTTCCGCAGGCTGACGGCACATGCGCCGGCTGTCTACGCACAATATTACGCCGCCGCATTGCACGATCAAGCGGCCGTACTGGCGGACTACGATCGGACCGCACAGGCACGGACCCGATGGCGTCAGGCCATCGCGAACTATCGCCAGATCACCGACCCCGAAGAATGGGTGACCGAAGCGCTGGCGGAGGCGCTTCTCGATCTCGGGTCGAGCTACACGTCCCGCGTCACCACCGCGGACCGTGCCGTGGCACCACTCCGTGATGCGTACCTTCGGTGGACGTCGTTGGCGTCGCACAACCCGGCGCACAAGGTCCCGTTGGCTCAAACTTGCGTGGACCTGTCGCATGCGTTGACCATGACCGGGCAGTTCGCGGACGCCGTTCAGGTCACCGAGCGGGAGGTGTCGGTGCGGCGTCAATTGCTCGCCGCCGGCTCTGATCACGCCAACCTGTGGCTCTGCCACGCTCTGCTCCGCTTGGCCGAGTCTCAGGCGATGACAGGAATGGTTGACGATGCCTGGGATACGGTCCTCGACGCGCAGCGACGATGCCAAGCAGCAGCCGTACTCGATGAAGCCGTGCAAGACCAGGCCTTTTTGTTTCATCGAGTTGCCCGCGCACTGAGCCTGTGCGCCCGCTTCGACCGGCACTCGCCGGAGTCGGCCCGGCGCAAGTCGATGCTCGCCGAGCAGTTCGCGGGACGCGCGGTAACGCTCTACCGGCAGCAGGTCGACGACTCCGGAGTTATCCAAGACCAGGCCTCTTTGAACAAATCCGTCACGATGCTCGCAGAAATTCTGAGACGCCTGGGGAGCCACTGGGAGGCAGCCGATGTCGAACACCGACGAGGGGAAGGATACCGTGAACGCGCAACCCGATGA
- a CDS encoding DUF4913 domain-containing protein codes for MSNTDEGKDTVNAQPDDDANKSTNEILEEEKARDGSARLFYGNVNEFVTDRLRYLYPLPPAGSGWAWCAEWYRHAQALSRLDSVWRAWENLRFDAALGMSAWWIHHADPMMRALLDPATGPFAKCIGGHRSDEPLPVMEPPSGLFFDQRTQGDPLAGHPLALD; via the coding sequence ATGTCGAACACCGACGAGGGGAAGGATACCGTGAACGCGCAACCCGATGACGACGCGAACAAGTCGACCAACGAGATTCTCGAAGAAGAAAAAGCTCGTGACGGGTCGGCCAGACTATTTTATGGGAATGTCAACGAATTCGTGACCGACCGCCTGCGTTATCTGTACCCGCTGCCACCCGCGGGATCCGGGTGGGCGTGGTGTGCCGAGTGGTACAGGCATGCGCAGGCATTGTCCCGCCTGGACTCGGTGTGGCGCGCCTGGGAGAACCTGCGCTTCGACGCGGCGCTGGGCATGTCGGCGTGGTGGATCCACCACGCCGACCCGATGATGCGCGCCCTGCTCGACCCCGCCACCGGACCATTCGCGAAATGCATCGGCGGGCACCGTTCCGATGAACCGCTGCCCGTCATGGAGCCGCCGTCCGGGCTGTTCTTCGACCAACGCACGCAAGGCGACCCGCTGGCCGGGCACCCGCTCGCGCTCGACTGA
- a CDS encoding OsmC family protein — MDSEELRATQAPLKDKYRDEPASALVTLHADAELDGLGISCKVETGRAIVEAGLHPATGGDGTLACSGDMLLEALVACAGVTLRAVATSLGLEVRGGRVRAEGDLDFRGTLAVAKDAPVGFRAIRLSFDLDTDADPDQLATLKKLTERYCVVFQSLRTPPDFAVTLAAN, encoded by the coding sequence ATGGACTCCGAAGAGCTGCGCGCGACCCAGGCCCCGCTGAAGGACAAGTACCGCGACGAACCGGCGAGTGCGCTCGTCACGCTGCATGCCGACGCCGAACTGGACGGCCTCGGCATCTCCTGCAAGGTCGAAACCGGCCGCGCGATCGTCGAGGCCGGACTGCACCCGGCGACCGGCGGCGACGGCACCCTCGCCTGCTCCGGTGACATGCTGCTCGAAGCGCTCGTCGCCTGCGCCGGCGTGACGCTGCGAGCGGTGGCGACGTCGCTGGGCCTCGAAGTGCGCGGCGGCCGCGTCCGCGCCGAGGGCGACCTCGACTTCCGCGGCACGCTGGCCGTCGCGAAGGACGCCCCCGTGGGCTTCCGCGCGATCCGGCTGTCGTTCGACCTCGACACCGATGCCGACCCCGACCAGCTCGCGACGCTGAAGAAGTTGACCGAACGCTACTGCGTCGTCTTCCAATCGCTGCGGACACCGCCGGACTTCGCCGTGACGCTCGCGGCGAACTGA
- a CDS encoding CHAD domain-containing protein, producing MMWQTDSPIDSTTALRVRLPRAPRPAPLGPDATAGEALTAYLRSQRERLAQSERAIRHDVPDAAFDLRTAVRRTRAALRTYRPLVADQQLVTELIDELRWLGREVSLARDAQVARERITAGLDELDDELHRGPVRTLVSEHFARVDAAAGAALSEALDSPRWLAVRGRLELFVDDPALTAPAERPAGTELLVHIRSTAELLLEAVRRCDPSDAGLHAVRKVARHLRESALVARPVVGPSAKRFDRRLEKLRRLLGEHQDSVVSGRALTELLAGAEGAGQSGFTFALLYGQERARAEAVRHRLPRCWDRTWRPAYVDWLDAPWY from the coding sequence ATGATGTGGCAGACGGACTCACCAATAGACAGCACAACGGCGTTGCGGGTCAGGCTGCCCCGGGCGCCACGCCCGGCCCCGCTGGGGCCGGACGCCACCGCCGGGGAGGCGCTGACGGCGTACCTGCGGTCCCAGCGGGAACGGCTCGCCCAGTCCGAGCGGGCGATCCGCCACGACGTGCCGGACGCCGCGTTCGATCTTCGCACCGCGGTCCGGCGCACCCGGGCGGCGCTGCGCACCTACCGGCCGCTCGTAGCGGATCAGCAGCTGGTGACCGAGCTGATCGACGAGCTGCGCTGGCTGGGCCGCGAGGTTTCCCTGGCCCGCGACGCCCAGGTCGCCCGGGAGCGGATCACCGCCGGGCTGGACGAGCTGGACGACGAACTGCACCGAGGCCCGGTCCGGACCCTGGTCTCCGAGCACTTCGCCCGGGTCGACGCGGCGGCCGGTGCCGCGTTGTCCGAGGCGCTGGACTCACCCCGCTGGCTGGCCGTGCGCGGCCGGCTCGAGCTGTTCGTCGACGACCCGGCACTCACCGCGCCGGCCGAGCGCCCGGCGGGCACCGAGCTGCTGGTGCACATCCGGTCCACGGCCGAGCTGCTGCTCGAGGCAGTGCGGCGGTGCGACCCTTCCGACGCCGGGCTGCACGCGGTGCGCAAGGTCGCCCGCCACCTGCGCGAATCGGCGCTGGTGGCCCGGCCGGTGGTGGGGCCATCAGCCAAACGCTTCGACCGCAGGCTGGAAAAGCTGCGGCGGCTGCTCGGCGAACACCAGGACAGCGTGGTCAGCGGCCGGGCACTCACCGAGCTGCTCGCCGGCGCGGAGGGGGCCGGGCAGAGCGGATTCACCTTCGCGTTGCTGTACGGCCAGGAGCGAGCCCGCGCCGAGGCGGTCCGCCACCGGCTGCCCCGCTGCTGGGACCGGACCTGGCGCCCGGCGTACGTGGACTGGCTGGACGCCCCCTGGTACTGA
- a CDS encoding SRPBCC family protein codes for MPRPYASGVVAAPVDKVWAQVRAFGDLPAFLPAIGHSAIVEGVDGQAGAVRRLTLATGGDPFDERLLALDDPGRTLIYSFVGANPFGVRRYVSTVRVSPVTDTGESFVEWWAEYDADAGQEEELNRTFAEDVYGSGITGLRKLLA; via the coding sequence ATGCCGCGCCCGTACGCCAGTGGAGTCGTCGCCGCGCCCGTCGACAAGGTCTGGGCCCAGGTCCGCGCCTTCGGAGACTTGCCCGCCTTCCTGCCCGCGATCGGCCACAGCGCGATCGTCGAGGGCGTCGACGGGCAGGCCGGGGCCGTCCGGCGGCTTACCCTCGCCACGGGCGGCGACCCCTTCGACGAACGGCTGTTGGCCTTGGACGACCCCGGTCGCACCCTCATCTACTCGTTCGTCGGCGCGAACCCGTTCGGCGTGCGCCGCTATGTCTCGACGGTCCGGGTCAGCCCGGTCACCGACACCGGCGAGTCCTTCGTCGAGTGGTGGGCCGAGTACGACGCCGACGCGGGCCAGGAGGAAGAGCTCAACCGCACCTTCGCCGAGGACGTGTACGGCAGCGGCATCACCGGGCTGCGGAAGCTGCTCGCGTAG